The Bacillus carboniphilus genome contains a region encoding:
- the lanKC gene encoding class III lanthionine synthetase LanKC gives MEEHLLYHQYMKPNSEFFGKSNVTKKDNSYELKELPTNYEVISENNSDWIYYHPKDSVLPEQGWKIHVTSSFEDAQAILNKVGHLCIDKMVGFKHLKDQQSFMKMNSKNANRATSGKFITIYPINNEVFVELLDTLSLLTTSFKKGPYILNDKRWKNSNIFYRYGAFKSILNEKGEHCIRDKQGNLIRDQRVPFYQVPDFVKDFDDYLHTLNKCEEPETKEDSNLERYQIETALSFSNAGGIYLATRKKDNLKVIIKEARPNAGLDGMKKDALERQKIEYNALKTLKDVPGVVQLIDYFKEWEHYFLVEEFIEGSDLRQWLSKEFPFFRGGNHLSFHAEKVKKIVSQLMILVEKMHSNGIAMGDLQPTNVMVTDDLTVSIIDFETAMSIDSQDKPNMETIGFSSREIKVSGARDWYGLKRLIRYLALPVLSSEDLEIYLQDNHLNWIKENYEEPFYKFIVASQEKCNEKMKHFQEDHFKEIHLSYRTSDFNLTSITNKLIRGIENNLTKDERFINGDIRQFEMESGKFNFLSGGTGAAFTLTKNKSSTYEVDNWISNYLLNNLHTIQENGLFTGKAGIFALLYDKGYEEIVFNELKYLKDTTNKTDISLRSGLSGIGLFVISLYLETKNTEYLKLAMEIEEWIEKNRVQGKPLKTNDWMAVDIGAIDGLSGVSLFYSALYSSTNNKKYLEKATFFLKEDLKSTKKDELIGVLQTIDNRNQLLPYLSGGTVGVAIAIWFLNHVSGQNLFIDEMDSIIKVSKIRCTISGGLFDGAGSFLLIPPLVKDQQKKEEITNNVVELMNLFLIQKDDFYVYPGQFSYRLSDDVYTGSSGIILALMGVVKDNPLYWLPLVNSDEFLARTQSKNRSKVNAKG, from the coding sequence ATGGAAGAACACTTACTTTATCATCAATATATGAAACCTAATTCAGAATTTTTCGGAAAATCCAATGTGACAAAGAAAGATAATAGCTATGAATTAAAAGAGCTTCCTACTAATTATGAAGTGATCTCAGAAAATAATTCTGATTGGATATATTATCATCCTAAGGATTCAGTACTTCCAGAGCAAGGATGGAAAATACATGTAACCTCTTCATTTGAAGATGCACAGGCCATACTTAATAAGGTTGGCCATTTATGTATAGATAAGATGGTTGGGTTCAAGCACCTGAAGGATCAGCAAAGCTTTATGAAGATGAATTCGAAAAATGCAAATCGAGCTACCTCTGGAAAGTTTATTACCATCTATCCTATTAATAATGAAGTCTTCGTTGAACTATTAGACACCCTCTCACTATTGACAACATCTTTTAAGAAAGGACCTTATATTCTTAATGATAAAAGGTGGAAAAATAGCAATATATTTTACAGATATGGCGCGTTTAAAAGTATATTAAATGAAAAAGGCGAACATTGTATTAGAGATAAGCAAGGTAATTTAATTAGAGATCAAAGAGTTCCGTTTTATCAAGTTCCTGACTTTGTAAAAGATTTTGATGATTATCTTCATACCTTAAATAAGTGTGAAGAGCCAGAAACCAAAGAAGACAGTAATTTAGAGAGATACCAGATTGAAACTGCACTTAGTTTCAGTAATGCTGGCGGGATCTATTTGGCCACTAGAAAAAAAGATAATTTAAAAGTTATTATCAAAGAAGCTAGACCTAATGCGGGTTTAGACGGGATGAAAAAAGATGCCTTAGAAAGGCAAAAAATCGAATACAATGCTTTGAAAACTCTTAAAGACGTACCTGGAGTTGTTCAATTAATTGACTATTTCAAAGAATGGGAACACTATTTTTTAGTAGAGGAATTTATTGAAGGAAGTGATTTAAGGCAATGGCTTTCAAAAGAATTCCCTTTTTTCAGAGGAGGTAACCATCTAAGTTTTCATGCTGAGAAGGTCAAAAAAATTGTGTCACAACTGATGATTTTGGTAGAAAAAATGCATTCTAATGGGATAGCTATGGGTGATTTACAACCAACAAACGTTATGGTGACGGACGATTTAACTGTTAGCATAATAGATTTTGAAACTGCTATGTCTATTGATTCTCAAGACAAACCCAATATGGAGACAATTGGATTTTCCTCTCGGGAAATTAAGGTTAGTGGAGCAAGAGACTGGTATGGATTGAAGCGGTTAATACGGTATTTAGCACTTCCAGTTTTATCTTCTGAAGATTTAGAAATATATTTACAAGACAACCACCTCAACTGGATTAAAGAAAATTATGAAGAACCCTTTTATAAATTCATAGTAGCATCACAAGAAAAATGTAATGAGAAAATGAAACATTTTCAAGAGGATCATTTTAAAGAAATCCATCTTTCTTACCGAACAAGCGACTTTAACTTGACGTCTATTACTAATAAGTTGATAAGAGGAATTGAAAATAATTTAACAAAGGATGAAAGATTCATTAACGGTGACATTCGTCAGTTTGAGATGGAATCAGGGAAATTTAACTTTTTATCTGGAGGTACTGGTGCAGCCTTTACACTTACTAAAAATAAATCTAGCACTTATGAAGTAGATAACTGGATTAGCAACTATTTGTTAAATAATCTGCATACGATTCAAGAAAATGGGCTGTTCACTGGAAAAGCAGGAATCTTTGCGTTACTTTATGATAAAGGATATGAAGAAATTGTATTTAACGAGTTGAAATATTTAAAAGATACTACTAACAAAACGGATATTTCATTACGGTCAGGTCTTTCAGGTATAGGTTTATTTGTAATTAGTTTGTATTTGGAGACGAAAAATACAGAATATTTAAAGTTAGCAATGGAAATAGAAGAATGGATTGAGAAAAATAGAGTTCAAGGTAAACCGCTTAAAACTAATGACTGGATGGCGGTTGATATTGGCGCAATTGATGGATTATCTGGTGTATCTTTATTCTATTCAGCACTTTATTCTTCTACAAATAATAAAAAGTATTTAGAAAAAGCTACGTTTTTTCTAAAAGAAGATTTAAAATCAACAAAAAAAGACGAATTGATCGGTGTGTTACAAACGATTGATAATAGGAATCAACTATTGCCATACCTTTCCGGAGGGACTGTTGGAGTTGCAATTGCCATTTGGTTTTTAAACCATGTGAGTGGTCAAAATCTATTTATAGATGAAATGGACTCCATTATAAAAGTATCTAAAATAAGATGTACAATCAGTGGAGGTTTATTTGACGGAGCAGGAAGTTTTCTATTAATTCCTCCTTTAGTGAAAGACCAACAAAAAAAAGAGGAAATTACTAATAATGTTGTAGAATTAATGAATCTTTTTTTAATACAAAAAGACGATTTTTATGTATATCCTGGGCAATTTTCCTATAGATTATCTGATGATGTTTATACAGGTAGCTCAGGAATAATTTTGGCTTTAATGGGAGTAGTAAAAGATAATCCACTTTATTGGCTCCCTTTGGTCAATTCAGATGAATTTCTAGCAAGAACCCAATCTAAAAACAGATCAAAAGTCAATGCAAAAGGATAA
- a CDS encoding class III lanthipeptide yields the protein MNTVLELQKLADDTEGKGQSVDILKTILTRLITKDSE from the coding sequence ATGAATACGGTATTAGAATTGCAAAAATTAGCAGATGACACTGAAGGTAAAGGACAATCAGTGGATATACTCAAAACAATATTAACGAGATTAATAACGAAGGATTCTGAATGA
- a CDS encoding YncE family protein: MTISFSSGPINNASSLFNSVEVRIRNTDAISQANVTVRFFNESTSPETLISSNSILINALSTESVSFNPVGFSSFLIEIEVSLVNRSDVITATAVQPTASLFIGSTFVEYERFLVVNPKQLQTIEYPESPQLNLFVPDTINCKGVVTGDVTLDGVPQCGISVSLSSNTTDVSFSPNPAITDLSGSFTTNIIIDSSRPTATALIQASAQVGNQPIQTVAVTNLFCGFIIYTANSQIPFGNNISVVDGLTNTVIETVTAGLIPNGIATDPFTKRVYVSNSNSLDISVLDGNTNTIIDTISIGESPGYLTLSTNTTPTKLYAPLFGSEEVSIIDTNTNEIVTTLSIGSGPRIPSTNQQTNRVYIPNINDNNITIIDGDTNTLVGTITVGNSPFGVTVLETTSPPKLYVTNSSDNNVSVVDLNTNMIITTIEVGMNPQSVRANQTTEFVYVGNFDDDTLSIIDANSDTVISTSTLGFNPVFIDINEQTNELFISFIPNLLGVFDADINQLKDLIIVGQGVNSVAILMC; encoded by the coding sequence ATGACAATTTCGTTTTCTAGTGGCCCCATTAATAATGCCAGCTCTTTATTCAATTCTGTTGAAGTAAGAATCAGAAACACTGATGCGATAAGTCAAGCAAATGTAACGGTTAGATTTTTTAATGAAAGTACTTCCCCTGAGACGTTGATTAGTTCGAATTCAATTCTTATTAATGCTTTAAGTACTGAAAGTGTCTCATTTAATCCAGTGGGATTTTCTTCATTTTTAATCGAGATTGAAGTAAGCCTTGTCAATCGTAGTGATGTAATAACTGCTACAGCTGTTCAACCAACGGCAAGCCTATTTATAGGGTCTACTTTTGTTGAATATGAACGATTCCTCGTTGTTAATCCGAAGCAACTACAAACTATCGAGTATCCTGAATCACCCCAATTGAATTTATTTGTTCCTGATACAATCAATTGTAAAGGAGTCGTGACTGGAGATGTAACATTAGATGGTGTACCCCAATGTGGGATTAGTGTATCTCTTTCATCAAATACAACCGATGTTTCTTTTTCGCCGAATCCTGCGATTACTGATTTAAGTGGGAGTTTTACTACTAACATCATTATAGATTCTTCTAGGCCTACAGCGACAGCATTAATTCAAGCTTCAGCACAAGTAGGGAATCAACCCATTCAAACAGTGGCTGTGACGAACCTTTTTTGTGGGTTTATTATATACACAGCAAATTCTCAGATTCCATTTGGTAATAATATTTCTGTTGTTGATGGATTAACCAATACTGTCATAGAGACGGTTACAGCAGGGTTAATTCCAAATGGAATAGCAACCGATCCATTTACAAAAAGAGTTTATGTTTCCAACTCAAACTCTTTAGATATTTCTGTACTGGACGGAAACACAAATACAATTATTGATACCATTAGTATAGGTGAATCTCCTGGTTATCTAACTCTGTCAACAAACACCACCCCGACAAAACTATATGCACCCCTGTTTGGTTCAGAAGAAGTATCAATTATTGATACAAATACAAATGAAATTGTTACCACACTATCAATTGGATCTGGACCAAGGATCCCTTCAACAAATCAACAAACGAATCGCGTCTATATTCCTAATATTAATGATAATAATATAACCATTATTGATGGGGATACGAATACGTTAGTTGGTACGATAACGGTAGGGAACTCTCCGTTTGGGGTAACTGTATTAGAGACGACCAGCCCACCTAAACTGTATGTTACAAACAGTAGTGATAACAATGTCTCCGTTGTGGATTTGAATACGAATATGATTATTACTACTATAGAGGTTGGTATGAATCCTCAATCTGTTCGAGCTAATCAAACAACAGAATTTGTTTATGTAGGCAATTTTGATGATGATACACTGTCTATCATTGATGCAAATTCCGATACGGTTATTTCAACATCAACCCTTGGCTTTAATCCCGTTTTTATAGACATAAATGAACAAACCAATGAGTTGTTTATATCTTTTATTCCAAATTTACTCGGGGTATTTGACGCAGACATTAACCAATTAAAGGACTTGATTATAGTAGGTCAAGGAGTCAATTCCGTAGCAATATTAATGTGTTAA
- a CDS encoding AimR family lysis-lysogeny pheromone receptor encodes MKLTEIVEQIQEDSQLRKRSYQDIADEIGVTKNTVANTIKFIQEGQPQTSLNAILGYHKLYAKKDDPEWTTIEDYVTKEGLKSSHIKDVLDYCYEKDYFEAMRKAIEIGKEKPHEMSKVTRLYELLMMTRTRELSFTDTYAESKAINWGHPHVEILKEYIEIVYRFNTFQIDKVEEKAKKLLNDLKNLDINDLPSPRFIDRVNVYYIRALVKQKKYTEARENGLPLIADHRITPRFKAMAYFYIGQSYLYSDYETCKDYLMKSYEIYKHLGLEEELLATKRTTDLLGLLNGKLDEKQISNESKAHLAMLKSLELDFKLAEKIVNEIDTSKYNDNTIITIRGLIEFGETKKEGYLDIAVKNYLSKGDLHLAELPVKLKEKLQLKMKELVK; translated from the coding sequence TTGAAGCTGACGGAGATCGTAGAGCAAATACAAGAAGACTCGCAGCTAAGAAAGCGAAGCTATCAAGACATTGCTGACGAAATAGGTGTGACAAAAAACACTGTAGCTAACACAATTAAATTCATTCAAGAAGGGCAACCACAAACGTCATTAAACGCCATCTTAGGATACCACAAACTATACGCAAAAAAAGATGATCCAGAGTGGACTACCATTGAAGACTACGTAACAAAAGAAGGACTAAAATCTTCCCATATTAAAGACGTCCTTGACTACTGTTACGAAAAAGATTATTTTGAAGCTATGAGAAAAGCAATCGAAATCGGCAAAGAAAAACCGCATGAAATGTCAAAGGTAACAAGACTTTATGAGTTACTGATGATGACAAGAACAAGAGAACTCAGTTTCACGGACACTTACGCAGAATCAAAAGCGATCAACTGGGGCCATCCGCATGTAGAAATATTGAAAGAGTATATTGAGATTGTTTATAGATTCAATACTTTTCAAATTGATAAAGTTGAAGAAAAAGCTAAAAAACTTCTTAATGACTTGAAAAATTTAGATATTAATGACTTACCAAGTCCTCGTTTTATAGATAGAGTTAATGTTTACTATATACGTGCATTAGTTAAACAAAAGAAATACACTGAAGCTAGAGAAAATGGTCTACCTTTAATAGCGGATCATCGCATAACTCCAAGATTTAAGGCTATGGCATATTTCTATATAGGACAATCATATTTATATAGTGATTATGAAACTTGCAAAGATTATTTGATGAAATCTTATGAAATTTATAAACATTTAGGACTAGAAGAGGAATTATTGGCAACTAAAAGAACGACTGATTTACTTGGTTTGTTAAATGGAAAACTAGATGAAAAACAAATTTCAAATGAAAGTAAAGCACATCTAGCCATGTTAAAAAGTTTAGAACTAGATTTTAAATTAGCTGAAAAGATCGTAAATGAAATAGACACCTCAAAATATAATGATAATACTATAATTACAATTAGAGGATTGATAGAATTTGGAGAAACCAAAAAAGAAGGGTATTTAGATATTGCCGTAAAAAATTATTTAAGTAAAGGTGATTTACATTTAGCTGAATTACCTGTAAAACTTAAAGAGAAGTTACAATTAAAAATGAAGGAGTTGGTAAAATGA
- a CDS encoding transposase has translation MTVGDETYRVYRYEGKLNDLELGVVLLCFKEGEPMEPKNVRSFLCTDIQLSTKKILDYYSKRWSIETYFKQIKGSLGFDGYQIRSEKAILRYWTILNFTYIFASLLKGTKFCEALHEIRNQKFGSIIRFVYDQATQGEELEKIKKELLVA, from the coding sequence GTGACCGTTGGTGATGAAACCTATCGAGTCTATCGTTACGAAGGAAAACTGAATGATTTAGAGCTTGGTGTTGTATTGCTTTGCTTCAAAGAAGGCGAACCAATGGAGCCTAAAAACGTACGCAGCTTCCTATGTACAGATATACAGCTATCCACAAAGAAAATCTTAGACTACTACTCCAAACGATGGTCAATTGAAACGTATTTTAAACAAATAAAAGGATCGTTAGGTTTTGATGGATATCAGATTCGCAGTGAAAAAGCGATCTTGAGATATTGGACAATTTTAAACTTCACCTATATTTTCGCAAGCCTTTTAAAAGGCACAAAATTTTGCGAAGCTCTCCATGAAATCAGGAATCAAAAGTTTGGTAGCATCATTAGGTTTGTATATGATCAAGCAACTCAAGGAGAAGAACTTGAAAAGATTAAAAAAGAGCTTTTAGTTGCCTAG
- a CDS encoding transposase, producing the protein MTRLSHQEKIHNILEEWRLPLYFSKPSMNHLVSMIDGMLSFGFTGKISQIHALSFCKKHRTTLSYFLNKGAWDETYLNQITKQKTAQTIHKNARKQKEPVFLLFDDTIGQKTKPSSQAQSPIESCQYHFCHKEGKPVYGHQVVGMMMQSGDLAYPYDFALYNQSKEKSKIQMAVDMIDSYVKRTVSTNILCDSWYTSKRIIEAGLGKGIHTIGALRSNRIFFQKASENKSNSLFPIFQWKKPTL; encoded by the coding sequence ATGACTAGATTATCACATCAAGAAAAAATCCACAATATTTTAGAGGAATGGCGTTTACCACTTTATTTTTCCAAGCCGTCTATGAACCATCTTGTTTCTATGATTGATGGGATGCTGAGTTTCGGTTTCACAGGAAAGATATCGCAAATTCATGCGCTAAGCTTTTGTAAAAAACATCGTACAACATTAAGCTATTTTTTAAATAAAGGTGCTTGGGACGAAACCTATTTAAATCAAATTACAAAACAAAAAACCGCCCAAACCATTCACAAAAACGCAAGAAAACAAAAGGAACCTGTATTCCTTCTCTTTGATGACACCATCGGACAAAAGACCAAACCTTCGTCACAGGCTCAGTCTCCTATTGAATCTTGTCAGTACCATTTTTGTCACAAAGAAGGAAAACCTGTTTACGGACATCAAGTCGTTGGAATGATGATGCAAAGCGGGGATTTAGCGTATCCCTATGATTTCGCCCTATATAACCAATCGAAAGAAAAGAGTAAAATTCAAATGGCCGTTGATATGATTGACTCTTATGTAAAGCGAACTGTATCAACCAATATCCTTTGTGATAGTTGGTATACCTCTAAACGTATCATTGAAGCTGGACTAGGGAAAGGAATTCATACGATAGGAGCTCTTAGAAGCAATCGCATCTTTTTCCAAAAGGCGAGCGAAAACAAATCAAACAGTTTGTTCCCGATATTTCAATGGAAGAAACCGACCTTGTGA